The Pelagicoccus enzymogenes region CAAACTCTGCCCCGGCTCCACCACGAAATAGTCGCCTTCGCCGTAGAGGCGATTGTCTGGGGCGCGAAGAGCCGACGACGGCTTCCCCTTTTGCGGCTTTACTCCTCGCTGTATCGTCTCGAAAGACGCGATCCCCGAATCGAACAAGGTATCCAACAAGGATGACATTATCACAATTTGCTGGTGGACCGACTCCATCTCCGCTGCCGGAGGAGCGCCTCCAGAGAAGTTCCTTACTCCAAACTCAGAGCTTTCCGGCAATACGATCGAGTTGCTCAAGGCCGCGTAGCGAGCGTTCTCCTTGTAGCGATGCAGTTCGAACGACCAATCCGCGCGAGACGCTGGCGTCTCGCCGTAGAAATTCCTCTCGTCGAACGTATTGAGTTTCAGGATACCCAGCGCCTTTTCATAGACTTCGTACAACTCGTCGTAATTGGCGTCGATCGCCTCGAGGTTCGAGCGCGTGGGTGAGGGCTTTGCGGAGACGTAGCGGTCGTACTGCGATGACTTGGTTTCATAGGACGCCTTCAGTTCTCCCAATGTCGAACTCAAGCGCGCAAGGTACCAGAGCCCGGTGAAGCAGGCTGCCAGGAGCACGAAAAGCATCGAGTAGAAGACTGGGTTTTTGCGAAAGAAGCCCATGCGAAAAGCCTAGAGCGGCACTCCTTCCTCTACCACCAAGGTAAACTTGAATCCTAGGACACCAGGAACCGTGTAGTCGAATTGCTCGTCCTCCAAACTCGCCACGAACGAAGCTCCATTTAAGTTTTCCAAGAGCGTTTTCACTCGTTCGTAGGAAGCCGGGCTTACGCTGGAAACGGGATTGTAAACATCGATCAACCTACCGCTGAGGTGGACCCGAGTCTTACCGTCGCTTTTCTGGACGCGAGCCACGCCCTTTCCGCTGCTGACCGGAGCCTGCGGTCTCTCCAGACGCAACTCGTCCAGCCAAACGTCCTCCACTTCGGCCAAGCGCCGTTGCAGATCGTTAAGAATGTCGAGCCAAGTCGAGCGGGCAGCCGTGACGTTGGCGGTCTTTTCGATGACATCCCGGATGCGCTTGATCTGTTCAGTTCGACTGTAGATCTCCTTGTTGATCTGGCTGAGCGGCCGAATTTGTGCCTCCAGGTTCTGCAGCTCCTGCTCGTAGGCCCGAATTTCGAGGGAAGTGTTCAGGATAGGCAGCCCCACTGCTCCACAGGCCACCAAGCCTGCCAACAAATAAAAAGGTTGCTGGCGGCGAAATTTCCGATGCCAAACCAGACTCCTCGGAGTCAAGTCAAGCGTCGCCCCATCCGGCATGAAGCGCCCTACGCCGATGCCAATCGCGTCTGCGAGAAAGGGGGCTGCATTTGCGAGTTCACCGCGTAGCGATTCATTGGATACCGTCAAGTTACGAAGCGGATCTAGGTATCCGACCGGCAGCTTCACCTTGGCCGACAGGACGCTGTCGAGCTGAGGCAGGAGGGCCCCACCCCCCGTAAGATAAACGGATTTCGCATCGAAATCGAAACCTTGCCGCTTCAATACCGCTGCGGTGCGAAGAATTTCCGTACCCAGTCTCGCCTCGAAATTTCGCTTCGCGTCTTCAAAGGCCCTATACTCCTCCCGAGCCAAAGCCTCTTCCCGCGTCGCGGAAATCTTGATACGCTCCGCTTCACTGACCGCAACCCCCAGCGTTTCCGCCATCTCGGAGCTAATAGACTGGCCGGCGAAAGGCAAGTTGCGGGAGTGGTAACGCTTTCCGTCAACGAAAACAAGATCCGTGGATTTCGCTCCGATGGACACTATCAAGGCTCCATCCTTGATGTCCGCGTGGTTGTAGCGAAAGACGTTGACCAAAGAAGTCGTCGAGGGCTCGATGCCTCTGAGATCGATTTCGGAATCACGACTGTAGCGGGCGATCGTCTCCACAATTTCAGTACGCGAAGCTCCGATCACCGTGTCGAAGTCCAAGCCGTCCTCCTCGATCACCGCAAACTCCCAAGTGACCTCCTCGATCGGATAGGGAATATTCTGCTTGGCTTCGAAGGCTACGATCTTCGGTCGCTTCCCGCGCGGAACATGCGGAATTTTCAAGTACTTGCAAAGCGCCACATGACCGGGAATCGAGAAGCCCGCTGGCATCTGGCTCCGAAAACGCAGGGCCACCGCATCGAGATGGGATGAAGTCGCCTTCAGCCAGAGCATCGGATCGTTCGACGAGAAGTCTACCGTGTCCATCTGGTAGTCCAACAACTCGCAACGCCCGCTTGGGTTCATCTTAAGATGCACCGAGCAGAGGTAATTTGCCCCTAGGCTGATCGCTAAGAAGTGAGGATTGGACATAAAGGAAGGTTCAGATGAACGGTTAGTTCATTCTTTTTTAACAAGTAGCCATTACAAGCTAAAATCTCTCTGAGCTAGGGACTTACGTGTCCCCCATCGAGGCAAAGGCTTATCCCCTCAGTTTAATCGCCTACTGGCTTCCTAGACGGGGGTTAGGCGTGTTTCTGGGGTAGAGCCAAGCGAAAGGCGTCTGATGCTGCAGGCGCAATTCGCTCGAACCCGCTGCGCCGGCAGCCACTTTAGAGCGGAACGACTGCAAGGCCCCGGGCCGCTCGAGGTTCGGCGAGACCAAGGCGAACTTCAACCCCTCGCGAGAGAGCAGCTCGATCTCGTAGGCAAAAGGCTCACCTCTCACCCGGTCGCGCTTAACGATTTCCGGAGGCAGGTAAAACCGAGCAACGTGCTGCCCCACCTCCAAGGAGGGATAGTCCGCCTTGGCCGCATAAAACTCGTAGGCCCGTCCACTCCCTCGGTTCACTTCGGTCGCAAGGGCGAGCGACACGGTAATGTCATCGGCGAAGCGCGGGTTGCCCTCCGCCCCTCTTTCCCCCTCTGCCACCGAAAGCACCACGGAGATTGCGTACCAAGGGTCACGAGCCCCATCCTGCTGCTCCAAGTCAAAGTCCACCCGAACGATCTCCACCTCAGAGGCGATTGCGGCGGTCCCTCCAAGCAGAGCGAGCGAGGCGAGCAGGATACGAAGTGACTCGAGCATGCCAAAGCCTATCGCTCC contains the following coding sequences:
- a CDS encoding Amuc_1100 family pilus-like protein encodes the protein MGFFRKNPVFYSMLFVLLAACFTGLWYLARLSSTLGELKASYETKSSQYDRYVSAKPSPTRSNLEAIDANYDELYEVYEKALGILKLNTFDERNFYGETPASRADWSFELHRYKENARYAALSNSIVLPESSEFGVRNFSGGAPPAAEMESVHQQIVIMSSLLDTLFDSGIASFETIQRGVKPQKGKPSSALRAPDNRLYGEGDYFVVEPGQSLAVPGTLDSYLFRVVFRGQSVALRTFLNRVSNSPLPFVVRGVEADLSSERGQKQGLEAISENPFSGRESNPRSVATAVPIISDNTSLFAVTIEFLQLAVEIEEPRIASTGKGGADA
- the pilM gene encoding pilus assembly protein PilM, which encodes MSNPHFLAISLGANYLCSVHLKMNPSGRCELLDYQMDTVDFSSNDPMLWLKATSSHLDAVALRFRSQMPAGFSIPGHVALCKYLKIPHVPRGKRPKIVAFEAKQNIPYPIEEVTWEFAVIEEDGLDFDTVIGASRTEIVETIARYSRDSEIDLRGIEPSTTSLVNVFRYNHADIKDGALIVSIGAKSTDLVFVDGKRYHSRNLPFAGQSISSEMAETLGVAVSEAERIKISATREEALAREEYRAFEDAKRNFEARLGTEILRTAAVLKRQGFDFDAKSVYLTGGGALLPQLDSVLSAKVKLPVGYLDPLRNLTVSNESLRGELANAAPFLADAIGIGVGRFMPDGATLDLTPRSLVWHRKFRRQQPFYLLAGLVACGAVGLPILNTSLEIRAYEQELQNLEAQIRPLSQINKEIYSRTEQIKRIRDVIEKTANVTAARSTWLDILNDLQRRLAEVEDVWLDELRLERPQAPVSSGKGVARVQKSDGKTRVHLSGRLIDVYNPVSSVSPASYERVKTLLENLNGASFVASLEDEQFDYTVPGVLGFKFTLVVEEGVPL